TTTTTGGTGATAAATGAAGGTCTCGTCCTGACGTGTTTCCACAAATATCTCCATTTGTGGGTTGGTCAAATCAACAGGTGCTCCAATCTTTCCTACAACTACTGATCCTGCAAAGGCCCCTAATTCCTGACTGGAGAAATCGTGTTCTCCTACTCTACGACTTCTAATAGCAAATGGTGTTTTAGAAGAAATTAATCCATCTGATTCAAGTTTATCGACATATATTTCCATATCTTCAGCAATTTTATCAAAATCAGTTATGGTAGTTATGGCAGGAGAGAAAGAAACTATTCCAAAAACTTTGGCCAGTTTATCTAAGGCCTCATCATAATTAGCCGGTTTTATAAATACTCTACCCTGAATTACTTTAATCTCACATTCAAATGAACTTTTAATGTTTGAAACCAATTTATTTTCAAATCTTCGCCTCACACGAGGACTTTTAATACCCAATTCACCATATCTTGCAATTATTACGTCATATTCTATCACTGAATCACCAAATTAAACTTTTAAATATATTAATCATATCCATACATTATCAAACAGGTTAGATGCATTTTGTCCTTAAAAACAATTATTAATCAAGAAGCTACCATTTTCTATTCTTTCTTTAAGTTCCGAAGTAATTTCTCTGGCCCGCTTAAGGTCTGATTGTCTACATGCAATAGGTACATCTACTTCACCCTGAGCAAGTTTAAGTTCTACTGAGCCAGTATTCATTTCAAATGTACCATATTCACAGGAATAAGCACACATTCCACAACCAAAACATTTTTGGGCATCTAATAAATCCGTGAAGGCCATGGTAGGGCATCTTTGCCTCACAATACATTCAGCACAGTTTGCACATTTTTCTGAGTGGTAAATTGGCCTCAAATCGGCCCCATCCCACATTTCACCATAATTGGTTTCAGTAAGAGGTAGATGTCGCCCTTTAATATCTGCCACAGGAAGTTTAATGTCAGTATTCTTAATAAATGTCCTCTCCAGAACTTCCTGACTGGTTATAGGAATTGCAATGGCCACCGAATCAAATATTTCCTGGCCGGCCGCTGTTTTAAAACCGCCCAGATAATGAGCATCCATATCATGCATATCCGCAGCTAACATTAGATTGGGTTTTTCAGGAGTGCTCCGAGTACCATTATCCATTATAAATCCTTCAGAACCATTTAAAAGTATTTTACTTCCCATAGAGATGGTCTGCATTAATGGATCATTTTGAAGAGGGTTTATTTCTCCACAACCCGAAAATGAAAGGCCTTTGAATGGTCCTTCCATATCTATGGCATGGAATATGGAGGATATGGCCTCTTGATTGGGATTTGTAAATGCCGTGTAATTTTTAAAGGCCATGCGGGTACCAATCATCTTGGCAGTGCCCATTTCTTCCAGAGTAGTGGTTGATTTGATTATTTCTCCACGTATAGATTCTACTTCGATTTCAATCTCATTTCCAGCCACCATGTCCTTGAATAAGAATCCCCCACCATATTCATGATCTTTTACACTGTGGGCTGTTCCATAAATCATTAAATCCACAGAACCCAGCCATTCATTGGGACATGGGCCGGGAAATCCAGGGACTCCATTTAAGTAGATTTTTTTGGCCTTTTTAAATGAGCCTGGCTCACCTACTTTCAAGTGTAATAGTGCTGCAGTTCCAGACATTATCCCACAAGTCCCGGTGGTAACTACATCTACTTCATCAACACCAGGTTTTTCACCATTCATAACCATTTGAGTTATTTCTTCCGCAGTTAAGACCTTGGCCTCGCCATTTGTAATTTTCTGATTAATTTCTTCAATAGTACGATTCAAAATAAACCCTCATTAGAGTAACCATGATAATTATTATATTATCTGCTCTTTTAATAAATATTTACTAATAATAAAAATAATATGATTTAAAAATATTTTATTCCTTTATAGATGAAAAGAATGTGTTTAATAAAAAATGAATAAAGTAATATAAAAAATATTTAATTTTTAGGGTATTGCAAAATATTTTCGGTATGCTCCCGCACCAAACCAGATTATAATTGCCACCAAAAGACCATATTTCCAATCATAAAGCCCAAATATTCCTCCAAGAAAAACTAAAAGACCTACAAAACCCAAAATATATAATAAGAAATCCTTTTGCCTATCTTCCATCTTTTGACCTCCATTATATAATAAATGCATATTTCAACTTATTACTTATATATGGACATTATCATATAAATAGAACTGGGCTTTATAAATTAAATGAAATAACTAAAGATAATGGTTTATTTTAAATAATAACCCATTTCGTCTCGCCCTGTTTGTTTAAAATTATTAGAAATAATTTCCAAGTTCATTTGGGCCTTTTTGAATTCGGCCTCATCGTGCTGATCTTTGTCTTTAGTTTTTAACCGTTTTTAAGATTTTATCTCTTAAAAACTGCTTAACTGATTTTTAATATTCTGAATATTTTTAAATAGATGAATAGTATTCGGTTCCTAAAAAAACGACGAATAAAATTCCAGGTATTAAAGCATCTTGAACGTAGAACCGAGAAAGAAAGAAAAAGCGGATAATACAAATGAAAATAATATCAACAAATAAATTATTTTCATATTATGTCCTCGCCCCGCCTTACAAAGCACCCTTTTTTCGTTTATTAATATAAGCTTTGCAATGGGGGATAATTAAACATATTAAAATTATAGTTTGAAAATAAAACAAATTTCTATCTCCTAAATAATTATTTGTTCCAAATAAGATATAAATTAAAATTAATCCCCATAATGCAAATAAACTAAAAATAGCAATATAAAAATTTTTTTTGTATCCTTTATAATTAAATATTACTGACATTATCACCAATATACCTAAAAATATAAGAAAAAAATTAATGTAGACTCCAAATAAAAGATATAACGCTCCAATAATTATTCCAAAACAACCTATTATTATCAATAAAATTAAACTATTTTTCATAAAAAATCACTTCACAAAGTTTTGTATTGTATTAACTAATAATAATTCTTTCTATAATAAATAAAACAATTCATTCAGCAATAATGGGTAGGTTACACTTTTAAACAGTTCCATGAACGAAAAGAGCAGTTATGTATTAAAAATAATTCATTTATAAATTTATTTTTTAGATTAATGATTCTCGTTTTTTTATACACTCTTTCGTATTAAGAAATATAACAGAGCCAAAAAGGAAATAACATCAACAACGACTGTTAAATAACAATCGCTGTTCATATATACATTATTTTTAACATATAATTCCGTATTTTAGATTAACATGTCTTGTTTATTACATTAAGCAATTAAAACCCTGCTTAAAAATATTAATCTATGTACTATTACTTACAGTATATTATTCATTCATTATAAAAAATTTTGGTAATGAATTTATTTGGGTTTAAATAATCAATTAAATAAAAAAAAATTAATTAAAGTGATATTTGAATTCAGAAAGCTCCTTGGCCCCGATAAGGATTCAATTACAACTTTAAATAAATATCCCATTACAAAGATCCAACAAAATAAACAAATAAATGTTGGATAATTTATCTTGGCCATAATGAAGAGTACATGGAGAAAAACTAATCAAACCAGAATGCCCAGAAAAAGAAATCACATACCATTAGAATAAATGATAAGTCAAAGAAACAATTATTATGACCCTAATACTAATAAATAATCGATTCTGTTCCTATTTTCAATATGTAATTCATCTTTATAATCAAGCTTTTATTTTACGAATATATGTTATACCAAAAGTAATCATGAAACTTATAAAAAGTCCAGTTTGAATATAAAATATAGCCTTATTTTCTAAATATTCATTTGTTCTAAATAAGAAAATATAAAGTAACATTAATCCCCATATTGCAATTACACTAAAATTGGCCATATAATAAATTTTATTATAATAACCTTTGTTTTTAAATACTCCAACTATAATCAAGAGTATTCCACCTAACATAACAGATATGTAAGGCAACAATTCACCAAAATAAAATGAGGGTAATCCCATAAGTATAGCAATACACCCAATTATAATTAGTTTTGAACCTGTTTTCATTTTAACTACCTTACCACACCATTATAACATATTTTTTACTAAAGAGGTCTCAATAACATTAAAATGGGTTTTAGATTCTTCATAGTTTACCTCAATACAAATTATTAATATAATCATATTATGTAAAAAAAGTAATATTTAATAATTTCCAAAATTATGTTATCAATAGCTTTTTATATAATATATGAATAATATGTAATACTCTAATAAAAATAAAAAATAGTAAAATGAAGTAGAATCAATACCGATAGATCTAATTATCCAAAATTAAAGAGAAATAAAAAATAAAAAGAGATTATAAACTCTTTTTAAGATTATCCAAGGCCAGATCAAGAGCCTCAACCATCTTATCAAATTTAGGCCCAGCACCTTGAGCAAGGTTAGGTCGGCCTCCGCCTCCGCCTCCGAGAACTGCTGCAGATTCTTTAATTATTTCATTTATTTTAACACCTGCAGCCATGGCCTCTTTAGATGAAGAACCTACGATTTTACCTTCTAGGTTACCTAAAATGACCACGTCAAATTCTCCATCGGCATCAGTCAAATCCAGGGCCATTTTCTGCATTTCACCCATGTCCGCTTCAATCATGTCTTTGAGGACCTTTAAATCCCCAATGGTTTCGGATTTACCTGCCAGACCTTCGGCTTTTAAAGCAGCCATCTGATCTCTAAGTCGGTTTAATTCATTTTTAAAGGCCTTCCATTCATTAAAGAATCTATCACATGTTTTAGGGAGCTGATCAGCATTGACCTTGAAAATATCTGCA
The DNA window shown above is from Methanobacteriaceae archaeon and carries:
- a CDS encoding methanogenesis marker 16 metalloprotein, giving the protein MLNRTIEEINQKITNGEAKVLTAEEITQMVMNGEKPGVDEVDVVTTGTCGIMSGTAALLHLKVGEPGSFKKAKKIYLNGVPGFPGPCPNEWLGSVDLMIYGTAHSVKDHEYGGGFLFKDMVAGNEIEIEVESIRGEIIKSTTTLEEMGTAKMIGTRMAFKNYTAFTNPNQEAISSIFHAIDMEGPFKGLSFSGCGEINPLQNDPLMQTISMGSKILLNGSEGFIMDNGTRSTPEKPNLMLAADMHDMDAHYLGGFKTAAGQEIFDSVAIAIPITSQEVLERTFIKNTDIKLPVADIKGRHLPLTETNYGEMWDGADLRPIYHSEKCANCAECIVRQRCPTMAFTDLLDAQKCFGCGMCAYSCEYGTFEMNTGSVELKLAQGEVDVPIACRQSDLKRAREITSELKERIENGSFLINNCF